One Camelina sativa cultivar DH55 chromosome 3, Cs, whole genome shotgun sequence genomic window carries:
- the LOC104778532 gene encoding importin subunit alpha-6-like translates to MSYRPSAKTEVRRNRYKVSVDADEGRRRREDNMVEIRKNKREENLQKKRREGFTAPMASQLGQGFSSSLPTETRLDNLQQLVIGVSSEDRGAQLEATAGLRKLLSIERSPPITEVVQSGVVPRLVQFLSRDDFTQLQFEAAWALTNIASGTSEDTKVIIESGAVPSFIKLLSSPSEEVREQAVWALGNVAGDSPRCRDHVLGCDAMMSLLAQFNEHSKLSLLRNATWTLSNFCRGKPQPAIEQTTPALPVLERLLHSTDEEVLTDASWALSYLSDGSNEKIQTVIDSGVIPRLVLLLA, encoded by the exons ATGTCTTATAGACCGAGCGCGAAGACCGAGGTTCGTAGGAACAGGTACAAGGTATCTGTTGACGCCGATGAAGGTCGTCGGAGACGGGAAGATAACATGGTGGAGATtaggaagaacaagagagaggaGAACTTGCAGAAGAAGAGGCGTGAAGGCTTTACTGCTCCCATGGCGTCACAGCTAGGCCAGggtttctcctcttctcttcctaCTGAAACGAGA TTGGATAATTTACAACAGCTGGTTATCGGAGTAAGCTCAGAAGATAGAGGCGCACAACTGGAGGCGACTGCTGGCTTAAGGAAATTGCTTTCaattg agcGAAGTCCCCCAATTACTGAAGTTGTTCAATCTGGTGTTGTTCCTCGCCTTGTGCAATTTCTTTCCAGGGATGACTTCACCCAGCTTCAG TTTGAGGCAGCTTGGGCGCTCACCAATATCGCTTCAGGGACGTCTGAGGACACTAAGGTCATTATCGAAAGTGGTGCTGTCCCTTCATTCATCAAGCTTCTCAGCTCTCCCAGTGAGGAAGTCCGGGAACAG GCTGTCTGGGCATTAGGAAACGTCGCTGGTGACTCACCAAGATGCCGTGATCATGTCCTCGGTTGCGATGCCATGATGTCCCTTCTGGCTCAATTCAACGAGCATTCAAAGCTCTCCTTGCTGAGGAATGCTACATGGACATTATCAAATTTCTGCAGAGGGAAGCCGCAACCAGCAATTGAGCAG ACAACACCAGCTTTACCAGTTCTTGAGCGCCTTTTGCATTCAACCGACGAAGAAGTTCTCACAGATGCATCATGGGCTCTCTCATATCTCTCTGATGGTTCAAATGAGAAAATACAAACTGTTATCGACTCTGGTGTCATCCCTCGCCTTGTTCTGCTCTTAGCGTAA
- the LOC104778531 gene encoding uncharacterized protein LOC104778531 → MVTVTHFIPYSEKLIETTVTNEVSVVKNWLLAIRVAYQEEPTVIISLNSKTSPQDDAKTWTLQLCIKTKCLILQLLHANQNTNLGECISDLFLDERFVFIGIGIAEKVTKLGWLNRVVKKADVRDLVKVNFPLSYGEKSSRLSLKGMAYDLLGFGSWIPKRKICPTDLANEVLDEEVIKFLSIDAYVCYEIGCKML, encoded by the coding sequence ATGGTAACGGTTACACATTTTATTCCATATAGTGAAAAACTCATAGAGACTACAGTGACAAATGAAGTTTCCGTAGTCAAGAACTGGCTCCTCGCCATACGAGTAGCCTACCAAGAGGAACCAACGGTGATCATCTCTCTGAACTCCAAGACCAGTCCTCAAGATGATGCAAAAACCTGGACTCTTCAACTATGCATCAAAACCAAATGCCTCATTCTCCAACTACTTCATGCGAATCAAAACACCAACCTCGGCGAATGCATTAGTGATCTATTTCTCGATgagagatttgtttttatagGAATAGGTATTGCCGAAAAGGTCACTAAGCTCGGCTGGCTAAATAGAGTTGTTAAGAAAGCTGATGTTCGTGATTTGGTGAAGGTAAATTTTCCTTTAAGTTATGGTGAGAAATCATCAAGGCTTAGCTTGAAGGGTATGGCTTATGACTTGTTGGGATTTGGCTCGTGGATACCGAAGAGGAAGATTTGTCCGACAGACTTGGCTAATGAAGTTCTTGATGAAGAGGTGATTAAGTTCTTGTCCATCGACGCTTATGTTTGTTATGAAATTGGGTGTAAGATGCTTTAG
- the LOC104760020 gene encoding uncharacterized protein LOC104760020, whose protein sequence is METKYQNDDDQVSTQKQNGDIQLEIEQINKTPTIKTKKLSRGMHMFSVVMFMLRRRRRRKTFNTRFWRRVVESVRKVRSEITIMPSSNFINTIVLAPPPLPACTETEGEDGVGVEDVDESGDRLSEAIEVFTAASSSSSSGISGYGSAMSLRDLEYPYDDDIDEEDECYSDVEGGDDMIDEKAEEFIVRFYEQMKMQNQVYSDRCKAKGIMMN, encoded by the coding sequence atggAAACAAAATATcagaatgatgatgatcaagttTCAACACAAAAGCAGAACGGTGATATACAATTAGAGATagagcaaataaacaagactcCGACCATAAAGACGAAAAAATTATCACGTGGGATGCACATGTTCTCTGTCGTCATGTTCATGCTCCGTCGTCGCCGGAGGAGAAAGACCTTCAACACCAGGTTTTGGCGTCGAGTTGTCGAGTCCGTACGTAAAGTCCGTTCCGAAATCACGATAATGCCGTCGTCCAATTTCATTAATACGATCGTTCtcgctcctcctcctcttccggCCTGCACGGAGACCGAAGGAGAAGACGGTGTTGGTGTTGAGGACGTTGATGAATCCGGGGACCGTTTATCGGAGGCTATCGAGGTTTTCACGGcggcttcatcttcatcgtcgtcAGGAATCTCGGGATATGGATCAGCCATGTCCTTGCGTGATTTGGAGTATCCTTATGATGATGATATCGACGAGGAAGATGAATGTTATAGTGATGTGGAAGGAGGAGATGATATGATAGATGAGAAAGCTGAGGAGTTCATCGTGAGGTTCTATGAGCAAATGAAGATGCAAAATCAGGTTTACAGTGATCGTTGCAAAGCCAAAGGGATAATGATGAACTGA